The following are from one region of the Chitinophagales bacterium genome:
- a CDS encoding tyrosine recombinase, giving the protein MYLLLKEKTKDLAIVDDTTLRKQIQEKKPDRSVPSAYVEKLKYMRYSPNTVKTYVSLFANFMKYFSACDLDKITEAQIRNYQLYLVDKRKVSASTQNQAINAIKFYYEKVLGQQSKEYWIDRPRKARELPKVLSENEVLAMLKATTNLKHKSIIAVLYSAGLRRGELLNLRKEDIFFDKNIIFVRGGKGKKDRITLLSANTAKVLKRYLEMDKPKKLLFEGPGGTPYSPTSVGNIIKEAARKAGIQKRVTAHMLRHSFATHLLEQGVDVLYIQHLLGHYSPKTTAIYAQVSNKSLRKIISPLDAILGGKNLKTNRLNE; this is encoded by the coding sequence ATGTACCTCCTTCTGAAGGAAAAAACAAAAGACCTTGCCATAGTGGATGACACAACGTTGCGTAAGCAAATCCAGGAAAAGAAACCTGACCGGTCAGTTCCTTCAGCCTACGTGGAAAAGCTGAAGTACATGCGCTACAGCCCGAACACCGTCAAAACCTACGTTTCGCTGTTTGCCAATTTTATGAAATATTTTTCGGCTTGCGACCTGGATAAAATCACCGAAGCGCAAATAAGAAACTACCAGCTCTATTTGGTGGACAAGCGCAAAGTATCTGCCAGCACACAAAACCAGGCCATTAACGCCATTAAGTTCTATTATGAGAAGGTGCTGGGGCAGCAAAGCAAAGAATATTGGATTGACCGACCCCGCAAGGCCAGAGAACTGCCCAAAGTGCTTTCGGAAAATGAAGTGCTGGCGATGCTGAAAGCAACTACCAATCTGAAGCATAAAAGCATAATCGCAGTGCTGTATTCTGCCGGCCTGCGCAGAGGTGAACTGCTGAACCTGAGAAAAGAAGATATATTTTTTGATAAAAATATTATATTCGTAAGAGGCGGCAAGGGGAAAAAAGATAGGATCACCCTGCTGTCTGCAAACACCGCAAAGGTGCTAAAGCGTTACCTTGAAATGGATAAACCTAAAAAACTTCTTTTTGAAGGCCCGGGAGGTACACCATACAGCCCTACAAGCGTAGGCAACATTATTAAAGAAGCAGCAAGGAAAGCCGGCATTCAAAAGCGGGTAACCGCCCACATGCTGCGCCACAGCTTTGCCACCCACCTGCTGGAGCAGGGAGTGGATGTGCTCTATATCCAGCATTTGCTGGGTCATTATTCACCGAAAACCACAGCGATTTATGCCCAGGTGAGCAACAAATCGCTGCGCAAAATAATAAGCCCTTTAGACGCTATTTTGGGAGGTAAGAATTTAAAAACCAATAGATTGAATGAATAG
- a CDS encoding transcriptional regulator: MKTVGELIREAREKRGLLLRQVASFLEIDQALLSKIERGERKATRENIIKLASFLELNEKELLVQYLSEKIAYDLQDEDVAKEALKVAEKKVEYLKRHK, translated from the coding sequence TTGAAAACAGTAGGCGAACTAATACGGGAAGCAAGAGAAAAAAGGGGGCTACTACTAAGGCAGGTTGCCTCTTTTCTTGAAATTGACCAAGCCCTTTTAAGTAAAATAGAAAGAGGGGAAAGAAAAGCTACCAGAGAAAATATAATCAAGTTGGCTTCATTTCTTGAATTGAACGAAAAGGAACTCTTAGTTCAATACCTGAGTGAAAAAATTGCTTATGATTTGCAGGATGAAGATGTAGCAAAGGAAGCCCTGAAAGTAGCTGAAAAGAAAGTTGAATACTTAAAAAGACATAAATGA